One stretch of Amycolatopsis sp. NBC_00345 DNA includes these proteins:
- a CDS encoding IS30 family transposase, which translates to MRGEGVSRKEAARRVGVNVRTAQDWDHGVRSIGPTRVYPGGRKVDYRTGVTTMVTATQPPTVRSLEAGLHPRFLTLVERETIADLHRQGASLRAIGRELGRPASTIKREIDAYAVGGVYRPYRAQRAWAKSRVRHKASKLAHDGPLRDYVTSKLREEWSPEQICHALVTEFPDDESIRVSTETIYQAIYVQACGGLRREVATALRTGRTRRKPHRRPDQRTQRFVDEMVMISDRPAEIEDRAVPGHWEGDLIVGTRSDSAIVTLVERSTRYVLLGHLPGGHTAEEVRDVLVPLIGSLPEHLRGSLTWDQGCEMAAHKQFTVATGVPVYFCDPHSPWQRGSNENTNGLLRQYFPKGTDLSVYGSEDLEHVAQKLNRRPRKTLGWKTPAERLRDLLTAI; encoded by the coding sequence CTGCGCGGAGAAGGGGTCAGCCGTAAGGAGGCCGCCCGGCGTGTCGGGGTCAACGTGCGCACGGCGCAGGACTGGGATCACGGGGTGCGATCAATTGGCCCGACCCGCGTCTATCCCGGCGGGCGCAAGGTGGACTACCGGACGGGCGTGACCACGATGGTCACGGCGACGCAGCCGCCCACGGTGAGGTCCTTGGAGGCCGGGCTGCATCCCCGGTTCCTGACCCTGGTCGAGCGCGAGACGATCGCCGACCTGCACCGTCAGGGCGCTTCGCTGCGGGCGATCGGGCGCGAACTGGGCCGGCCTGCGTCCACGATCAAGCGTGAGATCGACGCTTACGCCGTGGGAGGCGTCTACCGGCCATACCGGGCCCAGCGGGCGTGGGCGAAGAGCCGTGTGCGGCACAAGGCATCCAAGCTGGCTCACGACGGACCGCTGCGGGACTACGTCACCAGCAAGCTGCGGGAGGAGTGGTCGCCTGAGCAGATCTGCCACGCTCTGGTGACCGAGTTCCCGGACGACGAGAGCATACGGGTGAGTACGGAGACGATCTACCAGGCGATCTATGTCCAGGCCTGTGGCGGGCTGCGGCGCGAGGTCGCTACGGCGCTGCGCACTGGGCGCACCAGGCGCAAGCCCCACCGGCGTCCTGATCAGCGCACTCAGCGGTTCGTCGACGAGATGGTGATGATCTCCGACCGTCCCGCCGAGATCGAGGACCGAGCCGTGCCCGGCCACTGGGAAGGTGACCTGATCGTCGGCACCCGCAGCGACAGCGCGATCGTGACCCTGGTCGAGCGCTCCACCCGCTACGTCCTGCTCGGGCACCTGCCCGGCGGACACACCGCCGAGGAAGTCCGCGATGTGCTCGTGCCGTTGATCGGGTCCCTGCCCGAACACCTACGCGGCTCGCTGACCTGGGACCAAGGCTGCGAAATGGCCGCACACAAGCAGTTCACCGTGGCCACCGGAGTACCGGTCTACTTCTGCGACCCGCACTCGCCCTGGCAACGCGGATCGAACGAGAACACCAACGGCCTGCTGCGGCAGTACTTCCCCAAGGGCACCGACCTGAGCGTCTACGGATCCGAAGACCTCGAGCACGTCGCCCAGAAACTCAACCGCCGCCCACGCAAAACGCTCGGCTGGAAAACCCCAGCCGAGCGTC
- a CDS encoding Lsr2 dimerization domain-containing protein: MARNTAVRVLDDLTGGPAAQTVGFGLDGVEYDIDLTSTNAAALRKLLSRYADAARRTGGRKQRPRFVPGAKKPARGAAKAGASAKSVAKAPAAKSVAKSVAKPAAKPVAGKRAAKAEPASRKAAAGKTASRTADTPAKTTRAKKVAGTRAAASKGAAARSTATKSTAAKSAATRTTAAKTAAATAAAPKTAAKSGAAKATAKTAAPKAAAKAAAPKTAAPKAAAKGGAAKVAGKTTAKAASPKAASPRAAIKKAAAPKAAPAKAAPAKAAQAKASPAKAASATTVAKTAAPKTADPKAPEVKAAAKPRRVVAKVPAVTFSASE, from the coding sequence ATGGCCAGGAACACTGCTGTCCGCGTTCTGGACGACCTGACCGGCGGCCCGGCGGCCCAGACCGTCGGCTTCGGCCTCGACGGCGTCGAGTACGACATCGACCTCACCTCCACGAACGCGGCCGCGCTGCGCAAGCTCCTGAGCCGGTACGCGGACGCCGCCCGTCGCACCGGCGGGCGGAAGCAACGGCCGCGTTTCGTGCCGGGCGCGAAGAAGCCGGCGCGGGGAGCGGCGAAGGCGGGTGCTTCGGCGAAATCGGTGGCGAAGGCACCGGCGGCGAAATCGGTGGCGAAATCGGTGGCCAAGCCGGCGGCGAAGCCGGTCGCGGGTAAGCGGGCGGCCAAGGCGGAGCCCGCCTCGCGTAAGGCGGCTGCGGGGAAGACCGCGTCCCGCACGGCGGACACGCCCGCGAAGACCACCCGGGCGAAGAAGGTTGCGGGGACGAGGGCTGCCGCGAGCAAGGGCGCTGCAGCCAGGAGCACCGCGACCAAGAGCACCGCGGCTAAGAGCGCTGCGACCAGGACCACTGCGGCTAAGACGGCTGCGGCGACGGCGGCCGCGCCGAAGACTGCGGCGAAGAGCGGTGCGGCGAAGGCAACTGCGAAGACTGCCGCACCGAAGGCAGCCGCAAAGGCTGCAGCACCGAAAACCGCGGCACCGAAGGCAGCCGCGAAGGGTGGTGCGGCGAAGGTGGCCGGGAAGACCACCGCCAAGGCGGCATCACCGAAGGCCGCGTCGCCGAGGGCCGCGATCAAGAAGGCCGCAGCGCCGAAGGCGGCTCCGGCGAAGGCGGCTCCGGCAAAGGCGGCTCAGGCAAAGGCTTCGCCCGCGAAGGCGGCTTCGGCGACGACCGTCGCGAAGACTGCGGCCCCGAAGACCGCGGACCCGAAGGCACCCGAAGTGAAGGCGGCCGCGAAGCCGCGTCGCGTGGTGGCGAAGGTTCCGGCGGTCACGTTCTCTGCGAGCGAGTGA
- a CDS encoding dihydrolipoyl dehydrogenase family protein — MSGQTFDVVVIGAGPVGEVAAERAAKDGLKVALVEHERFGGECSYWACIPSKALLRPGNLLAAAKRMPGVVVGGALDPAQVFARRDWFTGKGDDSGQVDWARGAGIEPVRGHGRITGEREVTVGEDQVITARHAVIVCTGSVPRSPSIPGLDTIRPWGSREATSASAVPARLGVLGGGVVGVEMAQAWARLGAEVHLVITGERPLPKLPEFAGDLLLGGLREAGVFVHTVSGIREVSPVDGGASLTLADGEQLVVDELLVATGRAPATGDVGLDVLGLPTGAPLAVDESGRVSAVDGGWLYGAGDVTGRALLTHQGKYAARVAGDSVAARARGEQISTEPWSRYSATADHHAVPQVVFTDPEVTSVGLTEARAGSADRVVDIDIAVAGSSLHADGYKGKARMVVDTERGVVLGVTFVGPDVSELLHSATIAVVGEVPLERLWHAVPAFPTISEVWLRLLEAYGL, encoded by the coding sequence ATGTCAGGACAGACTTTCGACGTCGTGGTGATCGGGGCCGGACCGGTCGGCGAGGTGGCCGCCGAACGCGCCGCCAAGGACGGGCTCAAGGTGGCGCTCGTCGAGCACGAGCGGTTCGGCGGGGAGTGCTCCTACTGGGCCTGCATTCCGAGCAAGGCGTTGCTGCGCCCGGGAAACCTGCTCGCCGCGGCCAAGCGGATGCCCGGGGTGGTGGTCGGCGGCGCGCTCGACCCGGCCCAGGTGTTCGCCCGGCGGGACTGGTTCACCGGCAAGGGCGACGACAGCGGGCAGGTGGACTGGGCGCGCGGCGCGGGCATCGAGCCGGTGCGCGGCCACGGGCGGATCACCGGCGAGCGCGAGGTGACGGTGGGCGAGGACCAGGTGATCACCGCCCGTCACGCGGTGATCGTCTGCACCGGCAGCGTCCCCCGGTCGCCGTCGATCCCGGGGCTCGACACGATCCGGCCGTGGGGCTCGCGTGAGGCCACGTCGGCGTCCGCGGTGCCCGCGCGCCTCGGCGTGCTCGGCGGCGGGGTGGTCGGCGTCGAGATGGCGCAGGCGTGGGCCCGGCTCGGCGCCGAGGTGCACCTGGTGATCACGGGCGAGCGCCCGCTGCCGAAGCTGCCGGAGTTCGCGGGTGACCTGCTGCTCGGCGGTCTGCGCGAGGCCGGCGTCTTCGTGCACACCGTGTCCGGTATCCGGGAGGTGTCCCCTGTGGACGGGGGCGCGTCGCTCACGTTGGCCGACGGTGAGCAGCTGGTCGTCGACGAGCTGCTGGTCGCCACCGGCCGCGCCCCGGCGACCGGAGACGTCGGCCTCGACGTGCTCGGCCTGCCCACCGGCGCCCCGCTCGCGGTCGACGAGAGCGGCCGGGTGTCCGCCGTGGACGGTGGCTGGCTGTATGGGGCCGGCGACGTCACCGGCCGCGCGCTGCTGACGCACCAGGGCAAGTACGCCGCGCGCGTCGCCGGCGACAGCGTCGCGGCCCGCGCCCGGGGCGAGCAGATCTCGACGGAGCCGTGGAGCCGTTACAGCGCGACGGCCGACCACCACGCCGTGCCGCAGGTGGTGTTCACCGACCCGGAGGTGACGTCCGTCGGGCTCACCGAGGCGCGTGCGGGCTCGGCCGACCGCGTGGTGGACATCGACATCGCGGTGGCCGGCTCGTCACTGCACGCCGACGGGTACAAGGGCAAGGCGCGCATGGTCGTCGACACCGAGCGCGGGGTGGTGCTCGGGGTGACGTTCGTCGGCCCGGACGTGTCCGAGCTGCTGCACTCGGCGACCATCGCCGTGGTCGGCGAGGTGCCGCTGGAGCGGTTGTGGCACGCCGTGCCCGCGTTCCCGACGATCAGCGAGGTGTGGCTGCGCCTGCTGGAGGCGTACGGGCTCTGA
- a CDS encoding DUF3145 domain-containing protein has translation MSTRGNTRGVVYVHSSPSAVCPHVEWAISGTLGARVELKWTAQPASPGQLRAECGWRAPAGSGGKLAAALKAWPMLRFEVTEEPSAGVDGERFCFAPGLGLWHGRTSANGDIVVGEDQLRALVSMTRGGESLAHKLDELLAAGWDEALEPYRHAGDGAPVTWLHQVG, from the coding sequence GTGAGCACCCGTGGCAACACCCGAGGCGTGGTGTACGTCCACTCGTCGCCGTCTGCGGTTTGCCCGCACGTCGAGTGGGCTATTTCGGGCACCCTGGGTGCCCGAGTCGAGCTGAAGTGGACGGCGCAGCCCGCCAGTCCCGGACAGCTCCGCGCCGAATGCGGCTGGCGCGCGCCCGCCGGCAGCGGCGGCAAGCTGGCCGCCGCGCTCAAGGCGTGGCCGATGCTGCGCTTCGAGGTCACCGAGGAACCCAGCGCCGGCGTCGACGGCGAACGGTTCTGTTTCGCGCCCGGCCTCGGCCTGTGGCACGGGCGGACCAGCGCCAACGGCGACATCGTGGTGGGCGAGGACCAGCTGCGCGCGCTCGTGAGCATGACGCGTGGCGGTGAATCCTTGGCACACAAGCTGGACGAGCTGCTGGCGGCGGGCTGGGACGAGGCGCTGGAGCCCTACCGGCACGCCGGCGACGGCGCCCCGGTCACGTGGCTGCACCAGGTCGGCTGA
- a CDS encoding beta-ketoacyl-[acyl-carrier-protein] synthase family protein has translation MSNIDVVITGMGATTPLGGDVASTWDGLLAGRSGIRPLTADWVEELGLPVKIGATLAVEPSEVLPRVQARRLDRCEQVAIIAARQAWADAGFTEQTDEHTDVEPERLGVSIGTGVGGPVTLLTQNDLLHQQGIRKVSPLTVPMLMPNGPAAHVSIDLKARAGVHSPASACASGAEGIATGYEMIRSGRADVVVAGGAEACIHPITLAGFAQARTVSTRNDDPAAASRPFDVSRDGFVLGEGSGVVVLERADRAKARGARVYAKLAGYGITSDGYHITGNHPDGIGQIAAMRAAMALAGLTPADIGHVNAHATSTVVGDLGEAAAIRTAIGDHPVVTAPKGALGHLVGGAGAVEGIATILSMYEGVVPATLNLSELDPKVQLDVVSGENRKVEITAAISNSFGFGGHNTALLFTPAV, from the coding sequence ATGAGCAACATCGACGTCGTGATCACCGGTATGGGGGCCACCACCCCGCTCGGCGGAGACGTCGCGTCCACTTGGGACGGCCTGCTGGCCGGTCGCAGCGGCATCCGCCCGCTGACCGCGGACTGGGTCGAGGAACTCGGCCTGCCCGTGAAGATCGGGGCGACGCTGGCCGTCGAGCCCTCCGAGGTGCTGCCGCGGGTCCAGGCCCGGCGGCTGGACCGGTGCGAGCAGGTGGCGATCATCGCCGCGCGGCAGGCCTGGGCCGACGCCGGCTTCACCGAGCAGACCGACGAGCACACCGACGTCGAACCGGAGCGCCTCGGCGTTTCGATCGGCACCGGCGTCGGCGGGCCGGTGACGCTGCTCACCCAGAACGACCTGTTGCACCAGCAGGGTATTCGCAAGGTCTCCCCGCTCACCGTGCCGATGCTGATGCCCAACGGGCCTGCCGCGCACGTGAGCATCGACCTGAAGGCCCGCGCGGGCGTGCACTCCCCGGCCTCGGCGTGCGCCTCCGGCGCCGAGGGCATCGCCACCGGCTACGAGATGATCCGGTCCGGCCGGGCCGACGTCGTGGTCGCCGGCGGCGCCGAGGCGTGCATCCACCCGATCACGCTGGCCGGCTTCGCCCAGGCGCGCACGGTGTCGACCCGCAACGACGACCCGGCGGCCGCCTCACGGCCGTTCGACGTCAGCCGTGACGGCTTCGTCCTCGGTGAAGGCTCGGGCGTCGTGGTGCTGGAGCGGGCCGACCGCGCCAAGGCCCGCGGCGCGCGCGTCTACGCCAAGCTGGCCGGCTACGGGATCACTTCCGACGGCTACCACATCACCGGCAACCACCCGGACGGCATCGGGCAGATCGCGGCCATGCGGGCGGCGATGGCCTTGGCCGGGCTGACCCCGGCCGACATCGGGCACGTGAACGCCCACGCCACGTCCACTGTGGTCGGTGACCTCGGCGAAGCGGCCGCGATCCGGACCGCCATCGGCGACCACCCGGTGGTCACCGCGCCGAAGGGCGCCCTCGGCCACCTCGTCGGCGGCGCCGGCGCGGTGGAGGGCATCGCCACGATCCTCTCGATGTACGAGGGTGTGGTGCCGGCGACGCTGAACCTCAGCGAGCTCGACCCGAAGGTCCAGCTCGACGTGGTGTCGGGCGAGAACCGCAAGGTGGAGATCACCGCGGCGATCAGCAACTCGTTCGGCTTCGGCGGCCACAACACCGCGCTGCTGTTCACCCCCGCCGTCTGA
- a CDS encoding acyl carrier protein, which translates to MADNAEILAGLAEIVEEVAGVAQDDVTAEKSFVDDLDIDSLSMVEIAVQAEDKFGVKIPDDELANLKTVGDAVNYVSANQN; encoded by the coding sequence ATGGCTGACAACGCTGAGATCCTCGCCGGCCTCGCCGAGATCGTCGAAGAGGTGGCCGGTGTGGCTCAGGACGACGTCACCGCCGAGAAGTCGTTCGTGGACGACCTGGACATCGACTCGCTGTCGATGGTCGAGATCGCCGTGCAGGCCGAGGACAAGTTCGGCGTCAAGATCCCGGACGACGAGCTGGCCAACCTGAAGACCGTTGGCGACGCGGTGAACTACGTGTCCGCCAACCAGAACTAA
- a CDS encoding beta-ketoacyl-ACP synthase 3: MTDRPSLRQTAGPSSTRILGTGSHQPEKVVTNDDLSLVMDTNDQWIRDRVGIIERRFGEKNELLVDFAVAAGTAALADAGVDPSEVDTVILPNCTMPTQIPNAAAQVAARIGIQSPGAFDLNAACAGFCYGLGVASDLIRAGSAKKVLVIGAEKLTDAVDPLDRANAIIFADGAGAAVVGGADEPGIGPVVWGSAGDLVDLIYMRDGKYIYQEGQSVFRWATTQIAPIALRALEAAGLQPSDVDVLIPHQANLRIVESIAKKLRAAGAREDMVVADDIKYSGNTSSASIPLALDHMRKAGTAKSGDVVLAVGFGAGLSYAGQAFLCP; encoded by the coding sequence GTGACCGACCGCCCCAGCCTGCGCCAGACCGCCGGCCCGAGCAGCACCCGGATCCTCGGCACCGGGAGCCACCAGCCGGAGAAGGTCGTCACCAACGACGACCTGTCCCTGGTCATGGACACCAACGACCAGTGGATCCGCGACCGCGTCGGCATCATCGAGCGCCGCTTCGGGGAGAAGAACGAGCTGCTGGTCGACTTCGCCGTCGCCGCGGGCACCGCCGCGCTGGCCGACGCGGGCGTCGACCCGTCCGAAGTGGACACGGTCATCCTGCCGAACTGCACGATGCCGACGCAGATCCCGAACGCGGCCGCCCAGGTCGCCGCGCGGATCGGCATCCAGAGCCCCGGCGCCTTCGACCTCAACGCCGCGTGCGCCGGCTTCTGCTACGGCCTCGGCGTGGCGTCGGACCTGATCCGGGCCGGCTCCGCGAAGAAGGTCCTCGTGATCGGCGCGGAGAAGCTCACCGACGCGGTCGACCCGCTCGACCGCGCGAACGCGATCATCTTCGCCGACGGCGCGGGCGCCGCGGTGGTCGGCGGTGCCGACGAGCCGGGCATCGGCCCGGTGGTGTGGGGCAGCGCGGGCGACCTGGTCGACCTGATCTACATGCGCGACGGCAAGTACATCTACCAGGAGGGCCAGTCGGTCTTCCGGTGGGCGACCACGCAGATCGCGCCGATCGCCCTGCGCGCGCTGGAGGCCGCGGGCCTGCAGCCGTCCGATGTGGACGTGCTGATCCCGCACCAGGCGAACCTGCGCATCGTCGAGTCGATCGCCAAGAAGCTGCGGGCCGCGGGCGCCCGGGAGGACATGGTCGTCGCCGACGACATCAAGTACTCCGGCAACACCTCGTCGGCGTCGATTCCGCTGGCGCTGGACCACATGCGCAAGGCGGGCACCGCGAAGTCCGGCGACGTCGTGCTGGCGGTCGGGTTCGGCGCCGGGCTTTCGTATGCCGGGCAGGCTTTCCTCTGCCCGTGA
- a CDS encoding ACP S-malonyltransferase: MTVAVLSPGQGSQAPGMLTPWLELDGARARVDEWSARAGLDLLRLGTEAEAEEIQDTAVAQPLIVALSLLSFEHLQQAAPVAADAPVAGHSVGELAAAAIAGVLTSADAVALAAVRGAEMAKACALEPTSMAAVMLGDPEEVVAWLDEQGLAAANRNGAGQIVASGSAEAIERIVAEPLKGTKIRALKVAGAFHTSYMAPAEEALREHAAGLTPADPARPLLSNADGQVITSGAEYLDRLVAQVTRPVRWDLTMDGLVSLGVTSTVELAPAGTLTGLVKRQLKGVVTTTTALKTPAELAKLREEDAQ; encoded by the coding sequence GTGACAGTCGCAGTCCTCTCTCCGGGTCAAGGCTCCCAGGCCCCCGGCATGCTCACTCCGTGGCTCGAGCTCGACGGCGCCCGCGCGCGCGTCGACGAGTGGTCGGCCCGCGCCGGGCTCGACCTGCTCCGCCTCGGCACGGAGGCCGAGGCCGAGGAGATCCAGGACACCGCCGTCGCGCAGCCGCTGATCGTGGCGCTGTCGCTGCTCTCGTTCGAGCACCTGCAGCAGGCCGCACCGGTGGCGGCCGACGCGCCGGTGGCCGGGCACTCCGTCGGCGAGCTGGCCGCGGCCGCGATCGCCGGGGTGCTCACCTCGGCCGACGCCGTGGCGCTGGCCGCCGTGCGCGGCGCCGAGATGGCGAAGGCCTGCGCGCTGGAGCCCACGTCGATGGCCGCCGTGATGCTCGGCGACCCCGAGGAGGTCGTGGCGTGGCTCGATGAGCAGGGCCTGGCCGCGGCCAACCGGAACGGCGCGGGCCAGATCGTCGCGTCCGGCTCGGCCGAGGCGATCGAACGGATCGTCGCGGAGCCGCTCAAGGGCACGAAGATCCGTGCGCTCAAGGTGGCCGGCGCCTTCCACACGTCTTACATGGCGCCCGCGGAAGAAGCGTTGCGCGAGCACGCCGCCGGCCTCACCCCGGCCGACCCGGCCCGCCCGCTGCTGTCCAATGCCGACGGTCAGGTGATCACCAGCGGCGCGGAGTACCTGGACCGCCTCGTCGCACAGGTCACCCGCCCCGTGCGCTGGGACCTGACCATGGACGGCCTCGTGTCGCTCGGCGTCACCAGCACAGTCGAACTCGCGCCCGCGGGCACGCTGACCGGCCTGGTCAAGCGGCAGCTCAAGGGTGTCGTCACCACTACCACCGCGCTGAAGACGCCGGCCGAGCTGGCGAAGCTGCGCGAGGAGGACGCCCAGTGA
- a CDS encoding PucR family transcriptional regulator, with the protein MAETSSGRQVPKHHGLSAKTLRGLEHASGRLASASVAVMEQRLVWFARLPADQRASVLLITQAGAAGFVDWLRDSKEALKLTTEAFRDAPAELSRWVSLRQAVGMVRLAIEVFEEQLPEFAANEAERAALIEGILRYGREIAFAAANSYAAAAEARGAWDARLEALVVDGIVRGDAEEAVLSRAAALGWDPASAATVLVGNPPSEDPPTVVFEVRSRAARVGRPVLLSVQGSRLVIVIGGPTDGGTKERETLSRMSAVFAEGPVVAGPTVPSLAEAHHSAAEALSGLRAVVGWPGAPRPVRSGDLLPERALSGDPEAERLLVDLVARPLEEAGPALQRTVETYLETGGVLERCAQALFVHPNTVRYRLRKAAELTGRNATEPRDALVLRIALTVGRLARARGLW; encoded by the coding sequence ATGGCTGAAACGAGTTCCGGGCGCCAGGTGCCCAAGCACCACGGGCTGTCCGCAAAGACCCTGCGCGGGTTGGAGCACGCGTCCGGGCGCCTCGCGAGCGCGAGCGTCGCGGTGATGGAGCAACGGCTGGTGTGGTTCGCGCGGCTGCCCGCGGACCAGCGCGCGAGCGTCCTGCTCATCACGCAGGCCGGCGCGGCGGGCTTCGTCGACTGGCTGCGCGACTCGAAGGAGGCGCTGAAGCTCACCACGGAGGCGTTCCGCGACGCGCCCGCCGAGCTTTCGCGCTGGGTCAGCCTGCGCCAGGCCGTCGGCATGGTGCGGCTGGCGATCGAGGTGTTCGAGGAGCAGCTGCCGGAGTTCGCCGCGAACGAGGCCGAACGTGCGGCCCTGATCGAGGGAATCCTGCGCTACGGCAGGGAAATCGCCTTCGCCGCGGCCAATTCCTACGCCGCCGCAGCGGAAGCGCGCGGCGCGTGGGACGCGCGGCTGGAGGCGCTGGTCGTCGACGGCATCGTCCGCGGCGACGCCGAGGAGGCCGTGCTCTCCCGCGCCGCCGCGCTTGGCTGGGACCCGGCCTCGGCCGCGACAGTGCTCGTGGGCAACCCGCCCTCGGAGGACCCGCCGACGGTCGTGTTCGAGGTCCGCAGCCGCGCCGCGCGCGTCGGCCGGCCGGTGCTGCTCTCGGTGCAGGGCTCGCGGCTGGTGATCGTGATCGGCGGCCCCACCGACGGCGGGACGAAGGAGCGCGAAACGCTCTCCCGGATGTCCGCGGTGTTCGCCGAGGGGCCGGTGGTGGCCGGCCCGACCGTCCCGTCGCTGGCCGAGGCCCACCACAGCGCGGCCGAGGCGCTGTCCGGGCTGCGCGCGGTGGTCGGCTGGCCGGGCGCCCCGCGTCCGGTCCGGTCCGGGGACCTGCTGCCCGAGCGCGCCCTCTCCGGCGACCCGGAAGCCGAGCGGCTGCTGGTGGACCTCGTCGCCCGCCCGCTCGAAGAGGCGGGCCCGGCGTTGCAGCGCACCGTGGAGACCTACCTCGAGACCGGCGGCGTGCTGGAACGCTGTGCGCAGGCCCTGTTCGTCCACCCCAACACGGTGCGCTACCGGCTGCGCAAGGCGGCCGAGCTGACCGGCCGCAACGCCACCGAGCCCCGCGACGCCCTGGTCCTGCGGATCGCGCTGACCGTCGGCCGGCTGGCGCGGGCCCGCGGTCTCTGGTGA
- a CDS encoding ABC transporter ATP-binding protein produces MPEPGLEIDSVSKRYGTVVALEKMTFEVRPGELFGFVGSNGAGKTTTMRIALGVLAADAGEVRYAGEPVNYETRRHIGYMPEERGLYPKMKVGEQLTYLARLHGMSLSDAKASTERWTERLGVATRRDSEVQALSLGNQQRVQLAAALVHEPRILVLDEPFSGLDPVAVDVMSAVLREKAATGVPVVFSSHQLDLVERLCDRIGIVRSGRMVESGSVAELRSGGAVRLLVDAPEAADGWAAGLPGVTVLGREGSVTEVELGAGADDQAVLRAALATGPVREFSRKLPSLADLFRSVVSEHNTQEAAA; encoded by the coding sequence ATGCCAGAGCCCGGACTGGAGATCGACTCGGTCTCCAAGCGCTACGGCACCGTGGTGGCGTTGGAAAAGATGACTTTCGAAGTACGACCTGGGGAACTCTTCGGTTTCGTCGGCAGCAACGGCGCCGGCAAGACCACCACCATGCGCATCGCCCTCGGCGTGCTTGCCGCCGACGCCGGCGAGGTGCGCTACGCCGGTGAGCCGGTGAACTACGAGACCCGCCGCCACATCGGGTACATGCCCGAAGAGCGAGGTCTGTACCCGAAGATGAAGGTCGGCGAGCAGCTGACGTATCTGGCCCGGCTGCACGGGATGTCGTTGTCCGACGCGAAGGCCTCCACCGAACGGTGGACCGAGCGGCTCGGCGTCGCCACGCGCCGTGACAGCGAGGTGCAGGCGCTGAGCCTCGGCAACCAGCAGCGGGTGCAGCTCGCCGCCGCGCTGGTGCACGAGCCGCGGATCCTCGTGCTGGACGAGCCGTTCTCCGGCCTCGACCCGGTCGCGGTGGACGTGATGAGCGCGGTGCTGCGGGAGAAGGCGGCCACGGGCGTGCCTGTCGTGTTCTCCAGCCACCAGCTCGATCTGGTGGAGCGCCTGTGCGACCGGATCGGGATCGTCCGAAGTGGACGGATGGTGGAGTCGGGATCCGTGGCGGAGCTGCGGTCCGGCGGCGCGGTCCGGCTGCTCGTCGACGCGCCGGAGGCCGCCGACGGCTGGGCCGCCGGGCTGCCCGGCGTGACCGTGCTCGGCCGCGAGGGCTCCGTGACCGAGGTGGAGCTGGGCGCCGGCGCGGACGACCAGGCCGTGCTGCGCGCGGCTCTGGCGACCGGGCCGGTGCGCGAGTTTTCGCGGAAGCTGCCCTCCCTGGCCGATCTCTTCCGCTCCGTCGTGAGCGAGCACAACACTCAGGAGGCGGCGGCATGA